In the genome of Planococcus donghaensis, the window CCGATTCTAGCGCCGTAATCATTAAAAACAAATCCGCCTGCTACAACGGCGATGATTCCGGATACGTGGATATGTTCTGCGATAAAATAACTACCGAAAAACAATAATGCCGATATCGCAATCTCAAAAGGATAGTCGTCATAAAAGCGAATAACTTGTGAAAACAGGTACCCCAGAATGACCCCAACCAATATGCCTCCTACTGCAAAACGAAGAAATAGCAAAACGCCACTGCCTAATCCTGCCCAGCCCATATCAATATAGGTCAGCAAATAAACAGACGCGATTTGAAAAAGGACGATGGCAATACCATCATTAAAGAGGGACTCACCTTCCATAATCGTTGAAAGTTTTTCTGAAACGCCTGCTGATTTAAAAATGGATAACACACTGATTGGATCGGTTGCGCTCATCAATGCGGCAAATGTAAAAGCGACTGCTAAAGGAAGACCGAGTAAAAAGTGAGTTGAAAAGCCAATAAGCACAAACGAGATAAACGTCCCTCCTAAAGCAAGACCGATTACAGTTTCTTTTCGTTTATACAAATGGTGAAAAGGAAGTTTTAACGTAGCATCCCCAAGCAGAATGGGGAGAAATAAAGAAATGATAATGACCTGGAAAACTTCTGATTGGGTGATAAATTGTTCGGCTTGGTCAATAAAAGGAAATGGAAAACTGGTAGTACCAAGTAAAAGTCCGACTAAAACCAACGCGATTGTATCTGGCTGCTTTACTTTTCTAGCGATGCCGACAACCGTTATCGCAATGGCTAGTAATACTAAGACCTGTATAAAGACTTCATCAAATTCATGCATAAGTCACACTCCTTTCCGGATAATTGCTTACTCCAACTATATCTCTTATTGCCCATTACTAAACACATACTTAAAATTCAATTTGCGTAAGACATAAAAAAGCCTCCCATAAAGGAGACTGGTTTTAACATTACTTTAGGCAACTGCTTTATTTATTTCGTGTAACTGGTTACAAAAGAAGAGCGCGGAAAAATGTTTGGACGTTTATCGATTCCTTCTTCGGTACCGCGTTTCGCGTGCGCATGACCGTATGCTTGAGACTGTTGCCAGTCTAAGAACGATTGTTTGTCTTCCCATAAAGTCAGGATGACGTAAACATCCGAATCGAGTGGACGCAATACGCGAATTGCAACAAATCCAGGCTCTTTTTCTACCATGCCTGCTCTATTTTGAAAACGCGATTCAAAAAGCTCTCGACCTTCATCTGTCACGGGAATGTTGTTAAATACCGCATAGTGACCTTCCGCAAATTCACCCACAGCATTTAATACTTCATACGCTTCAGACGCCTTTAAACCTGGCCCTCCGTCTGTTTCGTAAAGCACTACCGATTCTTCATCGTTTTTCAATAGAGTCAGCTCGGCATTCGACAAACTTTCTAGTAAGTCTTCCGCTTGATCTTGTGGACCTGTCCATTTATACAATTGCATCGTCAGCACCTCTTTCAGTTCGCTCGTTTCTTTTATCTTATCGTTTTTAGATGAAAGATTCTAATTTGGGGTTGTGAAAAAAATAAAAAGTCGGCCTGGATTTCCCAGGCCGACTTTAATGTATTTAAAGTGCGCTTACGCTTTTCTTATTGGCTAGCTCTAGCGGCTAGTCCCTCGGGGTCTTAAGTCAGCCCACTACGGAAATCTAGATTTCCTACGTGTTCTGCCTTAAGCCTGTCGGGACTGAACAACCGCTTACGCTTTTCTTATTGGCTAGCTCTTGCGGCCAGATTCTAGGGTCGTAAGCCACTCTGGCTATGCGGCTGGAAAAACGCCGCTTCGCCAGAGCGTCTTACGCCCGTCGAATCTACACGGCCGCTTACGCTTTTCTTATTTAACCCAGCCTAAAATCATTTCGCGCATTAGTTTGCTTGCTGTGTTCGCCGTTTGGTCAGAATGGTCGTAAACGGGTGCTAGTTCCACAAGATCAAAACCAACTACGTTCACGCCTGACGCTGCGATAGCGTGGATAGATGCTAATAGTTCACGAGACGTGATACCGCCCGCATCAACTGTTCCAGTGCCTGGTGCGTGTGCAGGATCTAATACATCCATATCAATCGTGACATAAACATTGCGACCTTCTAGTGTTGGCAATACTTCTTTTAACGGCTCCAGCACTTCAAATTTCGAAATGTGCATGCCGTTTTCTTTTGCCCAGTCGAATTCTTCTTTCATTCCTGAACGAATACCGAATGAATAAACGTTCTTCGGTCCGATATGATCTGCAATTTTGCGGATTGGTGTCGAATGTGAGTATTCTTCGCCTTCGTAGTTTTCGCGAAGGTCTGTGTGTGCATCAAAGTGAATGATCGCAAGGTCGTCGTATTTGCTAGCGACTGCTTTCATTACTGGCAATGACACCAAATGCTCGCCACCCATACCCATAGGAATTTTTTCATCCGCTAAAAGCGTGTGTACATACGTTTCGATTTCCGCTAAGCTTTTTTCCGGATTACCGAATGGTAATGGAATATCGCCTGCATCAAAAAACTTAACGTCTCCCAGTTCACGATCAAGGTACGGGCTATATTCTTCTAGTCCAATTGAAACTTCGCGAATTTTGTTCGGGCCAAAACGAGAACCTGGACGGTAACTAACTGTCCAGTCCATCGGCATGCCGTAAAGAACCGCTTTTGATTCTTCGTAATTCGGGTGGCTTTTGATAAATACTTTTCCTGAATACGTTTCGTCAAATCTCATGTGTTATTCTCCTGTCAAATCTTTCACGAATTTCGGTAAAACAAACGCAGCGTTGTGCAACTCTGGCGTGTAATACTTCGTGTCGATTTCATGGAAACGTTCTGCTGGTACTTCTAGTGGGTTGTACTTTTTCGAACCGATTGTGAACGCCCATAAACCACTTGGGTATGTTGGGATGTTCGCCAAATACAAGTTTGTGATTGGGAAAATTTCTTTTACATCACTTTGAACTTGTTTGATCAAATCAGCTTTAAACCATGGGTTGTCTGATTGTGCGACAAAAATTCCGTCTTCTTTTAATGCTTTTGAAATTCCTGCATAAAAGCCTTTTGAGAATAAGTTTACAGCCGGTCCAACAGGTTCTGTTGAATCTACCATAATTACGTCAAACTCGTTGTCTGATTCTGCAATGTGCATGAAACCGTCGCCAACAATTACTTCCACGCGTGAATCTTCTAGGCCTGAAGCAATGCTTGGCAAGAATTTTTTCGAGTACTCGATTACTTTTCCATCAATATCGACAAGTGTTGCTTTTTTAACAGACGGGTGCTTTAAAATTTCACGGATTACGCCGCCATCACCGCCGCCAACGACTAAAACGTTCTCAGGGTTAGGGTGTGTAAACAACGGTACGTGTGCAACCATTTCGTGATAAACAAATTCATCTTTTTCAGAAGTCATGACCATGCCATCTAAAAATAGCATATTGCCCCATTCTGCTGTTTCTGCCATTTCAAGATATTGAAAATCTGTTTGTTCTGTATGAAGAGTTTTATTAATTTTCATCGTAATTCCAAAGTTTTCTGTTTGCTTTTCTGTATACCAAAATCCTGCCATCTATAATCAAACTCCTTTTCATTCTGAATAAAATCCACTTAAAAAAGTATAAGTGTTTTCAAAAAAAGTGCAATATTTATTTCATACTCTTCTTTACCCGCTCTTCGCCACACTACACTAAATATAAAAAGGTTTTCTGCACAGGGAATCTTTTCCCTTCGCAGAAAACCTTTTTATATCCTGATGGTGCGGAGAAAGAGACATGAGGCATTGGGCTTGGGTTTTATCGCAATGGCTCACGGCACTTGCTCGCTATCAGGTGTCCTAGCTTTCTATTGAAAAGCTGTAGTTCTAGTGTACTGCCTTTTATAGACAACTTCAACCATCCGGTAGACGCAATTTGAAATGTCACATTCTGTTCAAAAAGCAATTTTTTATTAGAAATGTATCTTTACTTATCATCTACCTAGGTCTTGATGAAGTTGCTCTGAGCTGTTGTTCCACATTTCTGCATTATGCGATTCCAAATAGTCGGCCAGCACGCGTTTTGATGGCTCATCCATTTGATCAACAAGAATTTTGCGTTTCATCGACTTGTCCATACGGTTAACATGATCGGCCAATAT includes:
- the speB gene encoding agmatinase — encoded protein: MRFDETYSGKVFIKSHPNYEESKAVLYGMPMDWTVSYRPGSRFGPNKIREVSIGLEEYSPYLDRELGDVKFFDAGDIPLPFGNPEKSLAEIETYVHTLLADEKIPMGMGGEHLVSLPVMKAVASKYDDLAIIHFDAHTDLRENYEGEEYSHSTPIRKIADHIGPKNVYSFGIRSGMKEEFDWAKENGMHISKFEVLEPLKEVLPTLEGRNVYVTIDMDVLDPAHAPGTGTVDAGGITSRELLASIHAIAASGVNVVGFDLVELAPVYDHSDQTANTASKLMREMILGWVK
- the speE gene encoding spermidine synthase, which translates into the protein MAGFWYTEKQTENFGITMKINKTLHTEQTDFQYLEMAETAEWGNMLFLDGMVMTSEKDEFVYHEMVAHVPLFTHPNPENVLVVGGGDGGVIREILKHPSVKKATLVDIDGKVIEYSKKFLPSIASGLEDSRVEVIVGDGFMHIAESDNEFDVIMVDSTEPVGPAVNLFSKGFYAGISKALKEDGIFVAQSDNPWFKADLIKQVQSDVKEIFPITNLYLANIPTYPSGLWAFTIGSKKYNPLEVPAERFHEIDTKYYTPELHNAAFVLPKFVKDLTGE
- a CDS encoding cation:proton antiporter; the encoded protein is MHEFDEVFIQVLVLLAIAITVVGIARKVKQPDTIALVLVGLLLGTTSFPFPFIDQAEQFITQSEVFQVIIISLFLPILLGDATLKLPFHHLYKRKETVIGLALGGTFISFVLIGFSTHFLLGLPLAVAFTFAALMSATDPISVLSIFKSAGVSEKLSTIMEGESLFNDGIAIVLFQIASVYLLTYIDMGWAGLGSGVLLFLRFAVGGILVGVILGYLFSQVIRFYDDYPFEIAISALLFFGSYFIAEHIHVSGIIAVVAGGFVFNDYGARIGMSKLTENAINTFWDVITLIANSLIFLIVGLEIRNIDFSGQWGTIFLAIIIVLLARVVALFFSTMPAKDLNRKERILLNWGGLKGSLSIALALSLPASFDGRETILILTFAVVLFSLVIQGLTIKPLIKVLGLQSK
- a CDS encoding antibiotic biosynthesis monooxygenase family protein encodes the protein MQLYKWTGPQDQAEDLLESLSNAELTLLKNDEESVVLYETDGGPGLKASEAYEVLNAVGEFAEGHYAVFNNIPVTDEGRELFESRFQNRAGMVEKEPGFVAIRVLRPLDSDVYVILTLWEDKQSFLDWQQSQAYGHAHAKRGTEEGIDKRPNIFPRSSFVTSYTK